Proteins encoded in a region of the Synechococcus sp. BIOS-U3-1 genome:
- a CDS encoding SufS family cysteine desulfurase produces MTTLSRDAGISLAERTRADFPILDQRSSQGDPLIYLDHAATSQKPRVVLEALQAYYACDNANVHRGAHQLSARATEDFEAARATTAAFVGAAGPQEIVFTRNATEAINLVARSWGNANLREGDEILLTLMEHHSNLVPWQLLAQRTGCVLRHVGVTETGELDLDDFRAKLSDRTRLVSLVHISNTLGCCNPLELVIPAAHEAGALVLVDACQSLAHHRTSVTALEADFLVGSSHKLCGPTGMGFLWAKEALLDSMPPFLGGGEMIQDVYLDHSTWADLPYKFEAGTPAIGEAVGMGAALNYLDQIGLENIAAWEAELTLHLFNRLQGIDGLRILGPTPQQQPGRGALATFLVDGVHANDIAAMLDLAGICIRSGHHCCQPLHRHYQVTGSARASLSFITTTAEIDRFADELQGVITFFRDNS; encoded by the coding sequence ATGACCACACTCTCTCGTGATGCAGGAATTTCGCTAGCGGAACGCACCCGTGCCGATTTTCCGATTCTCGATCAGCGATCGTCCCAGGGCGACCCTCTGATCTATCTCGATCACGCCGCCACCAGTCAGAAGCCCCGAGTCGTTCTGGAAGCGCTTCAGGCTTATTACGCCTGCGACAACGCCAATGTGCATCGAGGCGCACACCAGCTCAGTGCCAGAGCTACCGAAGATTTTGAGGCGGCACGAGCCACCACCGCCGCCTTTGTTGGAGCGGCCGGTCCTCAAGAGATCGTGTTCACGCGCAATGCCACAGAGGCCATCAACCTTGTGGCACGCAGTTGGGGTAACGCCAATCTGCGTGAAGGGGATGAGATTCTGCTCACGTTGATGGAGCACCACAGCAACCTGGTGCCTTGGCAGTTACTCGCTCAGCGAACCGGTTGTGTTCTGCGTCATGTCGGGGTCACTGAAACAGGAGAACTGGATCTTGATGATTTCCGGGCCAAGCTCAGCGATCGCACACGACTGGTCAGCCTTGTTCACATCAGCAACACCCTTGGTTGTTGTAATCCTTTGGAGCTGGTGATCCCAGCAGCTCATGAAGCCGGTGCATTGGTGTTGGTGGATGCCTGTCAGAGCCTTGCCCACCACCGCACATCGGTGACCGCTTTGGAAGCTGATTTTCTTGTTGGTTCATCGCACAAGCTCTGCGGCCCCACCGGGATGGGTTTCCTCTGGGCGAAAGAAGCTCTGCTGGATTCGATGCCTCCCTTCCTTGGTGGTGGAGAAATGATTCAGGACGTTTATCTGGATCACAGCACCTGGGCAGATCTTCCATACAAGTTCGAGGCCGGCACTCCCGCCATCGGCGAGGCAGTGGGTATGGGTGCTGCGCTCAACTATCTCGATCAGATCGGTCTTGAGAACATCGCCGCTTGGGAAGCGGAACTCACGCTGCATCTGTTCAATCGCCTGCAGGGAATTGATGGTCTGCGCATTCTCGGCCCAACGCCTCAGCAACAGCCCGGTCGTGGTGCCCTTGCCACTTTTTTGGTGGATGGCGTTCATGCGAACGACATCGCCGCCATGCTCGATCTTGCCGGGATCTGCATACGCAGTGGACATCACTGCTGTCAGCCACTGCACCGCCACTATCAAGTCACCGGTTCAGCTCGCGCCAGTCTCAGCTTCATCACAACGACGGCGGAGATCGATCGCTTCGCCGATGAGCTGCAGGGCGTGATCACATTTTTCCGGGACAATTCTTGA
- a CDS encoding class II aldolase/adducin family protein: MAVANRLADQALRHQLVTVARRMNGTGLNQGTSGNLSVRIEGGLLVTPSSLPYEQMEVGDLVALDLSGQPLKQKQRRPSSEWRLHADVLSCHPEAMAVLHCHPIHATALACHDRGIPAFHYMVAVAGGDEIRCAPYATFGTKELSDNVVNALAQRTACLLARHGMVTLGKDLESALRVAVEVETLARMYLQALQLGEPPLLSAQQMQAVHAQFRGLHYGQADESPR; this comes from the coding sequence ATGGCTGTGGCTAATCGCTTGGCGGATCAGGCACTGCGTCATCAGCTGGTGACCGTGGCACGCCGCATGAATGGCACAGGTCTCAATCAGGGCACTTCAGGCAACCTCTCGGTTCGGATTGAGGGAGGACTTTTGGTCACTCCCAGCTCCCTTCCCTATGAACAGATGGAGGTTGGAGATCTGGTGGCACTGGACCTCAGTGGACAACCCCTGAAGCAGAAGCAGCGGCGACCATCGTCTGAATGGCGCCTGCATGCGGATGTGCTCAGCTGCCACCCCGAAGCCATGGCAGTCCTTCATTGCCACCCCATCCATGCCACCGCACTGGCCTGCCATGACCGTGGCATCCCTGCCTTTCACTACATGGTGGCGGTGGCAGGCGGTGATGAGATCCGTTGTGCTCCTTACGCCACTTTCGGTACGAAAGAGCTCTCCGACAACGTGGTGAATGCTTTGGCCCAACGCACTGCCTGCCTGCTGGCCAGGCATGGAATGGTGACGCTGGGGAAGGATCTGGAGTCCGCATTGCGGGTGGCGGTTGAGGTGGAGACCTTGGCGCGCATGTATCTGCAGGCTCTGCAGCTGGGGGAGCCTCCGTTGCTTTCCGCACAGCAGATGCAAGCCGTGCATGCCCAGTTCCGCGGCCTTCATTACGGTCAGGCAGATGAGAGCCCGAGATGA
- a CDS encoding DUF3747 domain-containing protein: MARFRIAAAALSVFGATVVTGLMSSVRAQGSLFTTAEVDETKFVLVSAPIGSGERSQLNIYEQRTSARPCYSVSGSAPAVVDPLLATFDFTGICNRYIDGNGYSLRIGGDDLGTRYRLSVIKSSNDVQLMAVPTRNPSEPTFLVARSGGFGNRFVQLQLEPGWRLMRRQYGKRTLGHLYVYRDGVQSDSGSAAETAVTDETEKAP, translated from the coding sequence ATGGCCCGTTTCCGGATCGCCGCTGCCGCTCTCTCGGTTTTCGGTGCCACTGTCGTCACAGGACTGATGTCCTCAGTGCGTGCTCAGGGCTCCCTGTTCACCACCGCTGAGGTGGATGAAACCAAGTTCGTTCTGGTCTCGGCTCCGATCGGTTCTGGCGAACGATCCCAGCTGAATATCTACGAGCAACGCACGAGTGCCCGCCCCTGCTATTCGGTGAGTGGCAGTGCTCCTGCAGTGGTTGATCCGTTGCTGGCAACCTTTGATTTCACGGGTATCTGTAATCGCTACATCGACGGCAATGGTTATTCGCTGCGCATCGGCGGTGACGACCTGGGAACGCGTTATCGCCTCTCAGTGATCAAGTCATCAAACGACGTGCAGTTGATGGCTGTGCCCACGCGCAATCCATCGGAACCAACTTTTTTGGTGGCTCGGTCAGGAGGCTTCGGCAACCGTTTCGTGCAACTGCAGCTTGAGCCCGGCTGGCGGCTAATGCGCCGTCAATACGGAAAGCGCACTCTTGGACATCTCTACGTGTATCGCGATGGTGTGCAGTCCGATTCAGGCAGTGCAGCTGAGACGGCTGTCACCGACGAAACTGAAAAGGCCCCTTGA
- the sufB gene encoding Fe-S cluster assembly protein SufB, whose translation MTSTSTRDLVSQPYKYGFVTDIETEKISKGLSEEIVRLISSKKEEPEFLLRFRLKAFRHWLTLEEPDWAELGYDPIDYQEIIYYAAPKQQIKKSSLDEVDPKLLETFDKLGIPLSEQKRLSNVAVDAVFDSVSIATTYKEKLAEHGVVFCSFTEAVKDHPELIERYLGSVVPSNDNYFAALNSAVFSDGSFVFIPKGVECPMELSTYFRINSGDTGQFERTLIVAEEGASVSYLEGCTAPMFDTNQLHAAVVELVTLDDASIKYSTVQNWYAGDENGVGGIYNFVTKRGQCRGARSRISWTQVETGSAITWKYPSCLLQGADSVGEFYSVALTNNKQQADTGTKMVHIGARTRSTIVSKGISAGHSSNSYRGLVQIGPAAKGARNYSQCDSMLIGDQAAANTYPYIRSQQPESAVEHEASTCRISEDQLFYLQSRGIGFEEAVSMMVSGFCRDVFNQLPMEFAAEADKLLALKLEGSVG comes from the coding sequence ATGACCTCTACCTCCACGCGTGATCTTGTCAGCCAGCCGTACAAATACGGTTTTGTCACCGATATCGAAACAGAGAAGATTTCTAAGGGTCTTAGTGAAGAGATCGTGCGGCTCATCTCCAGTAAGAAAGAAGAGCCCGAATTTCTGCTTCGTTTCCGTCTAAAAGCTTTTCGGCATTGGCTCACTCTTGAAGAGCCCGACTGGGCTGAATTGGGTTACGACCCGATTGATTATCAGGAGATTATTTATTACGCAGCGCCCAAGCAGCAAATTAAAAAGAGCTCGCTTGATGAAGTTGACCCAAAGCTTCTTGAAACTTTCGATAAGCTCGGAATCCCCCTAAGCGAGCAAAAACGTTTAAGCAATGTTGCTGTCGATGCCGTTTTTGACAGTGTTTCGATAGCAACTACTTACAAAGAGAAATTAGCTGAGCATGGTGTTGTTTTTTGCTCTTTCACCGAAGCTGTTAAAGATCATCCGGAGTTGATCGAACGCTATTTAGGTTCAGTGGTGCCAAGTAATGATAATTATTTTGCAGCGCTCAATTCTGCTGTTTTCAGTGATGGTTCCTTCGTCTTCATCCCTAAGGGTGTTGAATGTCCAATGGAGCTTTCCACCTACTTCCGGATCAATTCAGGAGATACCGGACAGTTTGAACGCACTCTGATTGTGGCGGAAGAAGGTGCTTCCGTTAGTTATCTCGAGGGCTGTACTGCTCCGATGTTTGACACCAATCAGCTCCATGCCGCGGTGGTTGAGCTTGTGACGCTTGACGATGCCTCGATCAAATATTCCACCGTTCAGAACTGGTACGCAGGTGACGAAAACGGAGTCGGCGGCATTTACAACTTTGTGACCAAGCGTGGCCAGTGTCGTGGCGCTCGAAGCCGCATCAGCTGGACTCAGGTCGAGACTGGTTCGGCGATCACTTGGAAATATCCCAGTTGTCTGCTGCAAGGAGCCGATTCTGTGGGCGAATTTTATTCAGTGGCCCTCACCAACAACAAACAGCAAGCCGATACCGGTACAAAAATGGTGCATATCGGTGCCCGCACCCGTTCCACCATTGTCAGTAAGGGCATCAGTGCTGGCCATTCCAGCAATAGCTACCGCGGGTTGGTGCAGATTGGACCTGCAGCTAAAGGTGCTCGCAACTACAGCCAGTGCGACTCGATGCTGATCGGAGATCAAGCTGCCGCCAACACCTATCCCTATATCCGCTCACAGCAGCCTGAATCTGCTGTAGAGCACGAAGCTAGTACCTGCCGCATCTCAGAAGATCAGCTCTTCTATCTACAGAGCCGCGGCATCGGTTTTGAGGAGGCGGTCTCGATGATGGTGAGCGGGTTCTGCCGTGATGTGTTCAATCAACTGCCGATGGAGTTCGCCGCAGAGGCCGACAAGCTTTTGGCCCTCAAGCTTGAAGGGTCCGTGGGTTGA
- the sufR gene encoding iron-sulfur cluster biosynthesis transcriptional regulator SufR — MGASAQAPTREATLTLLLRQGEISAGDLARELGISVQAMRRHLRTLEEEGLVEASPITAGPGRPSNQWRLTQQGHQHFPDGSDTFALNLLESMATSLPPETLATLLERQAHEKAHQYRHQLGDGPLEQRISGLVSLRSKEGYVSEMVPAENGRGWCINEFHCSVQRIAEEFPAVCDQELQLIRMTFPDCHVERVHWRLESGHSCGFQISPSNTPSNESKPGFSS, encoded by the coding sequence ATGGGCGCGTCAGCTCAGGCTCCCACTCGTGAAGCGACGCTCACTTTGCTCCTGCGGCAAGGTGAAATCAGTGCTGGCGACTTGGCCAGGGAACTGGGAATCTCGGTGCAGGCGATGCGCCGTCATCTGCGCACCCTGGAAGAAGAAGGTCTGGTAGAGGCGAGTCCGATCACCGCTGGGCCGGGCCGGCCCTCTAACCAGTGGAGGCTCACCCAACAAGGGCATCAACATTTCCCCGATGGCAGTGACACCTTTGCGCTGAATCTGCTCGAGTCGATGGCGACAAGCCTGCCGCCCGAAACTCTGGCAACGCTGCTGGAGCGACAGGCCCATGAGAAAGCACATCAATACAGGCACCAACTCGGCGATGGGCCGCTCGAACAGCGCATCAGCGGGTTGGTGAGTCTGCGCAGCAAAGAGGGATACGTGAGCGAAATGGTTCCAGCTGAGAACGGGCGCGGATGGTGCATCAATGAATTTCATTGCTCCGTGCAGAGAATCGCTGAAGAATTCCCAGCCGTCTGCGACCAGGAACTTCAACTGATCCGGATGACTTTCCCTGACTGTCATGTGGAAAGAGTGCACTGGCGGCTGGAATCGGGACACTCCTGCGGTTTTCAGATCAGCCCGTCCAACACACCATCCAACGAATCCAAACCAGGCTTCAGCTCGTGA
- the mtnA gene encoding S-methyl-5-thioribose-1-phosphate isomerase: MNIDGQAWRTIGLEADGRSVWVIDQTQLPHCFGTRTLRSCEQAAAAISNMVVRGAPLIGVTGAYGLMLALQDDASDAGLAAAFDALNATRPTAVNLRWALERVRDHVLPLPPLERAAAAREEAGLIADEDVAMCSAIGDHGLEIIQSLVAARPESRQSKPFQVLTHCNAGWLATVDWGTALAPIYKARRAGLDLHVWVDETRPRNQGASLTAYELGREGVPHTVIVDNAGGHLMQNGEVDAVIVGTDRTTRRGDVCNKIGTYLKALAAYDNAVPFYVALPASTIDWSLDDGVAEIPIEARSPQEVTAIQGRLIDGPAAGTLAQVQLTPNGSTGFNPAFDVTPARLVTALITDRGVADASEEGLKSLYGCG, translated from the coding sequence ATGAACATTGACGGCCAGGCCTGGCGCACCATCGGACTGGAAGCGGACGGTCGCTCGGTCTGGGTGATTGATCAGACCCAGTTGCCCCATTGTTTCGGAACTCGCACCCTCAGAAGCTGTGAGCAGGCGGCTGCGGCTATCAGCAACATGGTGGTTCGCGGCGCTCCATTGATCGGAGTGACCGGCGCCTACGGCCTGATGCTGGCTCTGCAGGATGACGCCAGTGATGCAGGCTTGGCGGCAGCATTTGACGCCCTCAATGCCACGCGCCCCACAGCGGTGAATTTGCGCTGGGCGCTGGAGCGTGTGCGTGATCATGTGCTGCCGCTGCCTCCGTTGGAACGAGCAGCTGCTGCTCGTGAAGAAGCCGGTTTGATCGCTGATGAGGATGTGGCCATGTGCTCAGCCATTGGCGATCACGGCCTGGAGATCATTCAGAGTCTCGTGGCGGCCAGGCCAGAATCCCGCCAAAGCAAGCCTTTTCAGGTGTTAACCCACTGCAATGCTGGCTGGCTGGCCACGGTTGATTGGGGGACGGCATTGGCGCCGATTTACAAGGCCCGTCGTGCCGGTCTTGATCTTCATGTCTGGGTGGATGAGACCCGACCTCGCAACCAGGGTGCATCGCTCACGGCCTATGAGCTCGGTAGAGAAGGTGTTCCCCACACCGTGATCGTGGACAACGCGGGAGGTCACCTGATGCAGAACGGTGAAGTGGATGCGGTGATTGTGGGAACGGATCGCACCACTCGCCGTGGAGATGTCTGCAACAAGATTGGGACCTATTTGAAGGCCCTGGCGGCCTATGACAACGCGGTGCCTTTTTATGTGGCACTCCCCGCCTCAACCATCGACTGGAGCCTGGATGACGGGGTGGCGGAGATCCCGATTGAAGCTCGCTCCCCCCAGGAGGTCACGGCAATTCAGGGTCGTCTGATCGATGGACCAGCAGCAGGCACTCTGGCTCAGGTGCAGCTCACACCCAACGGCAGTACTGGCTTCAACCCTGCCTTTGACGTGACCCCAGCCCGTCTGGTCACTGCGCTGATTACCGATCGGGGTGTCGCGGATGCCAGTGAGGAGGGGCTGAAGAGTTTGTATGGCTGTGGCTAA
- the sufC gene encoding Fe-S cluster assembly ATPase SufC: MIRPDAELLLDIKDLHASVEDKPILKGVNLQIRAGEIHAIMGRNGSGKSTLSKVLAGHPAYQVTSGSVRYRGEDLFELEAEERARLGVFLSFQYPVEIPGVSNLEFLRVSTNARREKQGQEELDTFDFEDHVQEKLKVVQMDPAFLERSVNQGFSGGEKKRNEILQMALLEPVVAILDETDSGLDIDALRIVASGVNQLSGPQNATILITHYQRLLDEITPDYVHVMAAGRILRTGGRDLAIELEKTGYDWVDQQLAAEGVA; encoded by the coding sequence GTGATTCGCCCCGACGCTGAGCTTCTTCTCGATATCAAAGATCTGCATGCATCTGTAGAGGACAAGCCCATCCTCAAAGGCGTGAATCTCCAGATCAGAGCCGGTGAAATCCACGCGATCATGGGTCGTAACGGCAGTGGCAAAAGCACCCTCTCCAAAGTTCTGGCCGGTCATCCCGCTTATCAGGTCACGAGCGGCAGCGTCCGTTATCGCGGCGAAGACCTCTTTGAACTGGAGGCAGAAGAGCGAGCACGCCTCGGCGTGTTTCTGAGCTTCCAGTATCCGGTTGAGATTCCAGGCGTTAGTAATCTGGAATTTCTGCGTGTGTCCACCAATGCGCGGCGCGAAAAGCAGGGTCAGGAAGAACTCGACACCTTTGACTTTGAAGACCACGTGCAAGAGAAGCTCAAGGTGGTGCAGATGGATCCTGCATTCCTTGAGCGCAGCGTGAACCAAGGCTTCTCCGGTGGAGAGAAGAAGCGCAATGAAATCCTGCAGATGGCCCTGCTGGAACCGGTAGTAGCCATCCTTGATGAAACCGACTCAGGTCTAGATATCGACGCTCTGCGCATTGTGGCCAGCGGTGTTAATCAGCTCTCTGGACCGCAGAACGCCACGATCTTGATCACCCATTACCAGCGATTACTCGATGAAATCACGCCTGATTACGTCCACGTGATGGCTGCAGGCCGCATTCTGCGCACCGGCGGACGCGATCTGGCTATCGAGTTGGAGAAAACAGGCTACGACTGGGTTGATCAGCAGCTCGCTGCTGAGGGAGTGGCCTGA
- the def gene encoding peptide deformylase, with product MARSFAQLARSAEKTSSAVAVPKKVLDTPPLQIHTMGDEVLRVDARRIGKVDESVRDLVRDMLRSMYTARGIGLAAPQVGIHQQLLVIDLDPENATTPPLVLINPEIVSASASLDTYEEGCLSIPGVYLNVVRPSAVQVGFRDEMGRPRTMKADGLMARCIQHEMDHLTGVLFVDRVTDASELSKELKDHGFQSSDVRSIP from the coding sequence TTGGCTAGGAGCTTCGCCCAGTTGGCGCGTTCTGCAGAGAAGACCAGCTCCGCGGTGGCAGTGCCCAAGAAGGTCTTGGACACGCCTCCTCTTCAAATCCACACTATGGGTGATGAGGTCTTGCGGGTTGATGCTCGGCGAATCGGCAAGGTTGATGAGTCGGTGAGGGATTTAGTTCGCGACATGCTGCGCAGCATGTACACCGCCCGGGGAATTGGCCTGGCTGCTCCTCAGGTTGGAATTCACCAGCAGCTGCTGGTGATTGATCTTGATCCGGAGAATGCCACCACTCCGCCACTAGTGCTGATCAATCCTGAGATCGTTTCGGCTAGTGCAAGTCTCGACACTTATGAGGAGGGCTGCCTGAGCATTCCTGGTGTTTATCTCAATGTGGTGAGACCCAGTGCCGTGCAGGTCGGTTTCCGCGACGAGATGGGTCGTCCGCGCACGATGAAGGCCGATGGCCTGATGGCTCGCTGCATTCAGCATGAAATGGATCACCTCACCGGTGTGCTGTTCGTCGATCGGGTGACCGACGCCAGTGAGCTCAGCAAAGAGCTGAAGGACCATGGCTTCCAGTCTTCTGACGTGCGTTCCATCCCCTGA
- a CDS encoding S9 family peptidase: protein MSCPQPLSARTALGRQPVLKTPKILGNWVLWLEQRPQEKGRTTALIRPWRQTKKAAKELTAAPANLRCRIHEYGGGAMAMALMGDQMLLCWIDDSDGCLWQQTWRGLRGEDCAALTAETPPIRISAPGAWSLGGGLIDQARLRWLGVMECNGRDHLVSVALDQSDQQPQVLHAADDFVGYPALSADGSQLAWVEWRQPAMPWDASELRCACLTSEGQLTQMQTLAGSRPDAEQTISVFQPLWQPDGSLVVAEDSNGWWNLMRLANPTSGKQNWERPWPMQAETAIPQWVFGMSTCAWDGKQLVAAICSEGRWKLKQLKNDGTIVSVDQPFDDLADLDADAGRAVVIASNPCIGQGLLELELATGDWQHTPASEAALPINAISSAEPLWFKGAGGLPTHAWYYPPLGGASSDAPLLVKSHSGPTAMARRGLSLGIQFWTTRGWGVVDVNYGGSSGFGRAYRERLNGGWGVVDVQDCAAAAMALVEAGQAHPQKIAIEGGSAGGFTTLACLCFTDVFQVGACRYAVSDLTSLATETHRFEARYLDSLVGAWPEDRDRYEQRSPLQHAQSICCPVIFFQGLQDKVVVPEQTERMAAALSSKGIPVEVQTFSEEGHGFRDSDVKVQVLEATERFFRHHLGLSSA from the coding sequence ATGAGCTGTCCCCAGCCCCTGTCCGCACGCACTGCCCTCGGACGCCAACCGGTGCTGAAAACACCAAAGATTCTGGGCAACTGGGTGCTCTGGCTGGAGCAACGACCTCAGGAGAAAGGACGGACCACGGCACTGATCCGCCCCTGGCGTCAGACCAAAAAAGCGGCGAAAGAACTGACGGCAGCCCCCGCCAACCTGCGCTGCCGCATTCACGAATACGGCGGCGGAGCCATGGCCATGGCCCTGATGGGAGACCAAATGCTGCTGTGCTGGATCGATGACAGCGACGGCTGTCTCTGGCAGCAGACCTGGCGTGGATTGCGCGGTGAGGATTGCGCAGCCCTCACAGCCGAGACACCGCCGATCCGCATCAGCGCACCCGGCGCATGGAGCCTGGGAGGAGGCTTGATTGATCAGGCAAGGCTGCGATGGCTGGGAGTGATGGAGTGCAACGGCCGTGACCATCTGGTGAGCGTTGCCCTGGATCAGAGCGATCAACAACCACAGGTGCTTCACGCAGCCGATGATTTCGTCGGCTATCCGGCACTCAGCGCAGATGGAAGCCAGTTGGCCTGGGTGGAATGGCGCCAGCCCGCCATGCCCTGGGATGCCAGCGAGCTTCGATGCGCCTGCCTCACGTCAGAAGGGCAGCTGACGCAGATGCAGACGCTGGCTGGGAGCCGACCTGATGCGGAGCAAACAATCTCCGTGTTTCAGCCCCTATGGCAACCCGACGGCAGCCTGGTCGTTGCCGAAGACAGCAATGGTTGGTGGAACCTTATGCGGCTCGCCAATCCCACCAGCGGAAAGCAGAACTGGGAACGTCCATGGCCCATGCAGGCGGAAACAGCAATACCCCAGTGGGTGTTTGGCATGAGCACCTGTGCCTGGGATGGCAAGCAACTGGTGGCAGCGATTTGCTCTGAAGGTCGCTGGAAGCTGAAGCAGCTCAAAAACGACGGCACGATCGTCAGCGTGGATCAGCCCTTCGATGATCTGGCCGACCTGGATGCCGACGCAGGACGGGCCGTGGTCATCGCCAGCAACCCCTGTATCGGCCAGGGCCTGTTGGAGCTGGAGTTAGCCACCGGTGATTGGCAGCACACTCCGGCCAGCGAAGCCGCACTTCCGATCAACGCCATCAGCAGCGCCGAACCGTTGTGGTTTAAGGGCGCCGGCGGTCTGCCTACTCACGCCTGGTACTACCCGCCCCTCGGTGGAGCAAGCAGCGATGCCCCCTTGCTCGTGAAAAGCCACAGCGGACCAACCGCCATGGCTCGCCGTGGCCTAAGCCTTGGCATCCAGTTCTGGACAACCCGAGGTTGGGGGGTGGTGGATGTCAATTACGGAGGGTCCTCCGGCTTCGGGCGGGCCTACCGGGAAAGGCTGAACGGCGGCTGGGGGGTGGTGGACGTCCAAGACTGCGCCGCTGCTGCAATGGCACTTGTCGAAGCCGGCCAGGCCCATCCGCAAAAGATCGCCATCGAAGGCGGCAGCGCCGGTGGATTTACCACGCTGGCCTGCCTCTGCTTCACCGATGTATTCCAGGTAGGAGCATGCCGCTATGCCGTCAGCGACCTCACGTCTCTGGCTACGGAGACGCACCGCTTTGAAGCACGCTATCTCGACTCGCTTGTGGGGGCCTGGCCTGAGGATCGAGACCGCTATGAGCAGCGCTCACCGCTTCAGCATGCGCAATCCATTTGCTGCCCAGTGATCTTTTTCCAGGGTCTGCAGGACAAGGTGGTGGTGCCTGAGCAAACCGAACGCATGGCTGCTGCTCTCAGCAGCAAAGGCATTCCTGTCGAGGTGCAGACCTTCTCAGAGGAAGGTCATGGCTTCCGCGACAGTGACGTGAAGGTGCAGGTTCTGGAAGCAACGGAGCGTTTTTTCCGTCATCATCTCGGGCTCTCATCTGCCTGA
- a CDS encoding SufD family Fe-S cluster assembly protein: MVSSVLAPVQERGRDALQRLGLPTRKQEAWRLTDLKRLEVLSTLPEVSDAPDLLMPAVSDGVTRLVLGVQTDPLDGVSLPDGLTPLTDTELDLHLGQTLDHCRCADAWPVEFNHAHSRQVLALRVCGKVPPLELVLATGVGLTATRVLLLLESNAELELLQVFPSGDSSSERQSAHSHVLEVHLGPGARLGHGVLASGNGEASLMAHLAIEQEPRSHYALTSVCRGWRFGRLEPRVLQLEGQANSGIHGLSVTTADEQFATHSSVRFEGPEGELDQLQKAVAADHSHSIFNGAIQVPRAAQRTDASQLSRSLLLSRRARVDAKPELEIIADDVKCAHGATISQLQQEELFYLRSRGVASDEAAALLLKGFCCDVLDRLPASAEPWMTSGAIPDPSRSL; this comes from the coding sequence ATGGTGAGCAGTGTGCTGGCACCGGTTCAGGAACGAGGACGAGATGCCCTCCAGCGTCTGGGGTTACCCACCCGTAAGCAGGAAGCCTGGCGACTTACCGACCTCAAACGCCTCGAGGTCTTGTCCACGCTGCCCGAGGTCAGCGACGCCCCCGACCTCTTGATGCCTGCGGTTTCAGATGGGGTGACCCGGCTGGTGCTGGGGGTTCAGACTGATCCATTAGACGGTGTCTCTCTTCCAGACGGATTGACCCCACTTACGGATACCGAGCTGGATCTTCATCTCGGTCAGACGCTGGATCACTGCCGCTGCGCCGACGCTTGGCCAGTTGAGTTCAACCATGCGCACAGCCGGCAGGTCCTGGCGCTGCGCGTTTGCGGCAAGGTCCCTCCTCTGGAACTTGTGCTCGCCACCGGTGTTGGGCTGACCGCCACCAGGGTGCTGTTGCTACTGGAGTCGAATGCGGAGCTGGAGTTGCTCCAGGTTTTCCCGTCAGGAGACTCATCCTCTGAACGGCAGAGCGCTCATAGCCATGTGCTTGAAGTGCATCTCGGGCCTGGCGCCCGTTTGGGTCACGGTGTTCTTGCGAGTGGCAATGGCGAAGCGTCGCTCATGGCGCACCTCGCTATCGAACAGGAGCCGCGCAGCCACTACGCGTTAACAAGCGTTTGTCGGGGTTGGCGATTCGGGCGCCTCGAACCGCGTGTGTTGCAACTTGAAGGTCAGGCCAATTCGGGTATTCACGGTTTGTCGGTCACAACGGCTGACGAACAATTCGCGACGCACAGCAGTGTGCGTTTCGAAGGGCCCGAGGGTGAATTGGACCAGCTGCAAAAAGCTGTTGCAGCTGATCATTCCCACAGCATTTTCAATGGCGCTATCCAGGTGCCCAGAGCAGCACAGCGAACTGATGCGTCACAGCTCAGCCGCAGCCTGCTTCTCTCCCGTCGCGCGCGCGTGGACGCCAAACCTGAGCTGGAAATCATCGCTGACGATGTGAAGTGCGCACATGGCGCAACGATCAGTCAGCTGCAGCAGGAAGAGCTTTTCTATCTTCGCAGCCGTGGTGTGGCCTCCGATGAGGCGGCTGCCCTGCTTCTAAAGGGTTTTTGTTGCGATGTACTGGATCGTCTGCCTGCATCAGCCGAGCCCTGGATGACCTCTGGCGCGATTCCTGACCCCTCTCGATCGCTATGA